Proteins from a genomic interval of Rhodococcus rhodochrous:
- a CDS encoding cyclopropane mycolic acid synthase family methyltransferase, translating into MQKLTPFYEQVQTHYDLSDDFFELFLDPTRTYSCAYFERDDMSLEEAQIAKVDLSLRKCDLRPGMTLLDIGCGWGSTMMRAAERYDVHVIGLTLSRNQYEHVSGLLSAMSSGGRTAEVRLQGWEEFDEPVDRIVSIGAFEHFRRQRYDSFFDRASRILPDDGRMLLHTIVGHSRAQLEAMKVPVTREDALFLRFIMREIFPGGQLPDRDLVITGAQRNSFWVQNIESLQPHYARTLDLWARALEARRDDAVRMASEEVYQRYIRYLTGCAANFRRRLIDVQQFTLVKQPHR; encoded by the coding sequence ATGCAGAAGCTGACGCCGTTCTACGAGCAGGTGCAAACCCACTACGACCTGTCCGACGACTTCTTCGAACTGTTCCTCGACCCCACGCGCACGTACAGTTGCGCCTACTTCGAGCGCGACGACATGAGCCTCGAGGAAGCCCAGATCGCGAAAGTCGATCTTTCTCTCCGCAAGTGCGATCTCCGACCCGGGATGACACTGCTGGACATCGGCTGCGGTTGGGGCTCGACGATGATGCGGGCGGCGGAGCGATACGACGTGCACGTCATCGGTCTGACGTTGAGCCGCAACCAGTACGAACACGTGTCCGGTCTGCTCTCGGCGATGTCGTCCGGCGGCCGTACCGCGGAAGTGCGTCTACAAGGCTGGGAGGAATTCGACGAGCCGGTGGACCGCATCGTCAGCATCGGTGCGTTCGAGCATTTCCGCCGACAGCGGTACGACAGCTTCTTCGACCGCGCCTCCCGCATCCTGCCCGACGACGGCAGGATGTTGCTGCACACCATCGTCGGTCATTCCCGCGCCCAGCTCGAGGCGATGAAGGTGCCGGTCACCCGCGAGGACGCACTGTTCCTGCGTTTCATCATGAGGGAAATCTTCCCCGGAGGGCAGCTCCCCGACCGGGACCTGGTCATCACCGGCGCACAACGCAACAGTTTCTGGGTGCAGAACATCGAGTCCCTGCAACCCCATTACGCCCGCACGCTCGACCTGTGGGCGCGAGCCCTCGAGGCGCGTCGCGACGACGCGGTGCGGATGGCCTCGGAGGAGGTCTACCAGCGATACATCAGATACCTCACCGGGTGCGCAGCGAATTTCCGGCGTCGCCTCATCGACGTCCAGCAGTTCACCCTCGTGAAGCAGCCGCACCGCTGA
- a CDS encoding TIGR00341 family protein: MFDTLVPDSQRRSLTELDERLDLSVGDRQAKRSAFWTMLTLSAVIAVAGVVSDSTATVIGAMIVAPLSTPILGVGLGIAVGRGVLIARSVARILGGIVLVVVLGVVFAQVLANPGNVLSNSQVLGRTSPTLMDLTAAIATGLVGAIAVTRRDVGDVLPGVAIAISLVPPLAVVGVCLGSGAPTLALGAFVLFASNVVALIITATVVLVAAGYSREAAETVRTRWRRAYAVLAVALVVVAVPMVVNSMASLWARQISAQATQWLDGTPGAEVTGVDWHGTTVVVSVLGPAELPPLDELDAAVDAVLPWDPTLQVVHTVGANIERVDSE, from the coding sequence ATGTTCGACACTCTTGTGCCCGATTCCCAGCGACGCAGCCTGACGGAACTCGACGAGCGTCTGGATCTGTCGGTCGGTGACCGGCAGGCGAAGCGGTCGGCGTTCTGGACGATGCTCACGCTCTCGGCGGTCATCGCCGTGGCGGGGGTGGTCAGTGATTCGACGGCCACCGTGATCGGGGCGATGATCGTCGCGCCGTTGTCCACTCCGATCCTGGGCGTCGGTCTGGGAATCGCGGTCGGACGCGGTGTGTTGATCGCGCGCAGCGTCGCCCGGATCCTCGGCGGCATCGTCCTGGTGGTCGTCCTCGGGGTCGTCTTCGCCCAGGTGCTCGCGAATCCGGGCAATGTCCTGTCGAACTCGCAGGTCCTCGGTCGCACGTCGCCGACGTTGATGGATCTGACGGCGGCCATCGCGACCGGACTGGTCGGGGCGATCGCGGTGACACGCCGCGATGTCGGAGACGTCCTGCCCGGGGTCGCCATCGCGATCTCGCTGGTGCCTCCGCTCGCGGTGGTCGGTGTCTGCCTCGGCTCCGGCGCACCGACCCTCGCGCTCGGCGCCTTCGTGCTGTTCGCATCCAACGTGGTCGCGCTGATCATCACGGCCACAGTGGTTCTCGTCGCCGCAGGTTACTCCCGGGAGGCGGCGGAGACGGTCCGAACCCGGTGGCGACGGGCCTATGCCGTGCTGGCGGTGGCGCTGGTCGTCGTCGCGGTGCCGATGGTCGTCAACTCGATGGCGTCGTTGTGGGCACGGCAGATCTCCGCGCAGGCCACGCAGTGGCTCGACGGGACACCCGGCGCGGAGGTCACCGGGGTGGACTGGCACGGCACCACGGTGGTCGTGTCCGTGCTCGGTCCGGCCGAGCTACCACCCCTGGACGAGCTCGACGCCGCGGTCGATGCGGTCCTGCCCTGGGATCCCACCCTGCAGGTCGTCCATACCGTGGGCGCGAACATCGAACGGGTCGACTCGGAGTGA
- the msrA gene encoding peptide-methionine (S)-S-oxide reductase MsrA, which produces MTDTRKAILAGGCFWGMEELIRRQPGVVSTRVGYTGGQNDHPTYRNHPGHAESVEIVYDPARTGYRALLEFFFQIHDPTTLNRQGNDVGASYRSAIFYLDDEQKQVAVDTIADVEASGLWPGTVVTEVTPASTFWEAEPEHQDYLQHYPNGYTCHFPRPGWKLPNSRIADATN; this is translated from the coding sequence ATGACCGATACACGCAAGGCGATTCTGGCAGGCGGATGCTTCTGGGGTATGGAGGAGCTGATCCGGAGGCAGCCCGGGGTGGTGTCGACACGGGTCGGCTACACCGGTGGGCAGAACGATCACCCCACCTATCGCAACCATCCGGGGCACGCGGAGTCCGTCGAGATCGTCTACGACCCCGCACGCACCGGCTACCGGGCACTGCTCGAGTTCTTCTTCCAGATCCACGACCCGACCACCCTGAACCGGCAGGGCAACGACGTCGGGGCGTCCTACCGCTCTGCGATCTTCTACCTCGACGACGAGCAGAAGCAGGTCGCGGTGGACACGATCGCAGACGTCGAGGCATCGGGCCTGTGGCCCGGCACGGTGGTCACCGAGGTGACTCCCGCGAGCACCTTCTGGGAGGCCGAACCCGAGCACCAGGACTATCTCCAGCACTACCCGAACGGGTACACCTGCCACTTCCCGCGGCCGGGCTGGAAGCTGCCGAACAGTCGCATCGCCGACGCGACGAACTGA
- a CDS encoding WS/DGAT/MGAT family O-acyltransferase, with amino-acid sequence MRPPMSPTDSMFLLGESRDHPMHVGGLILLRPREGTTAADLGALFTAAAADGEVAPLWRKRAARSLGSFGQWAWEEDANFDLSYHVRRNALPQPGGLDELWDLVSRLHSTLLDRSRPLWQIHVIEGLADGRLAVYTKIHHALADGVGAMKLLRRALSPDSERTDMPAPWAPFDTPSRPHSPGTALDLPEAAMQAVRTATAEVTGFVPALAGTVNRALRGGGGSLSLAAPNTVINVPISGTRRFAARSWPLARLRAVARAADTTVNDVVLAMSSGALRAFLIEQEALPDRSLVAMVPVCLLPDKDCAGNELGVLMADLGTDIADPADRLSRVSASTTEGKSSMQGMSSLSRLAASALGVAPLAVGILTRNRALPRPPFNVIVSNVPGSPDPLYWNGARVDAVYPLSVPVDGQALNITCTSTDDAIAFGLTSCSRSLPQLQPLLDHFDAALEALEDAFDLAPVDRQEAVRAG; translated from the coding sequence ATGCGTCCACCCATGTCGCCCACCGATTCGATGTTTCTCCTCGGGGAGTCCCGTGATCATCCGATGCATGTGGGCGGACTGATCCTTCTCCGGCCTCGCGAAGGCACGACCGCCGCGGATCTGGGAGCACTGTTCACTGCCGCCGCGGCGGACGGCGAGGTCGCCCCGCTGTGGCGCAAGCGTGCGGCCCGTTCCCTGGGCAGCTTCGGTCAGTGGGCCTGGGAGGAGGATGCGAACTTCGACCTGAGCTACCACGTGCGACGCAACGCATTGCCGCAGCCCGGCGGGCTCGACGAACTGTGGGATCTCGTCTCCCGGCTGCACAGCACGCTGCTCGACCGGAGCCGGCCGTTGTGGCAGATACACGTCATCGAGGGTCTCGCGGACGGCCGTCTCGCCGTCTACACGAAGATCCATCACGCTCTCGCCGACGGCGTGGGGGCGATGAAATTGCTGCGTCGCGCCCTGAGCCCGGACTCCGAGCGGACCGACATGCCGGCGCCGTGGGCGCCCTTCGACACGCCGAGCCGTCCTCATTCGCCCGGGACCGCGCTCGATCTTCCCGAGGCCGCGATGCAGGCGGTGCGGACCGCGACGGCCGAGGTCACCGGCTTCGTGCCCGCGCTGGCGGGCACCGTGAACAGGGCACTGCGCGGTGGAGGCGGATCGTTGTCGCTCGCCGCACCGAACACCGTGATCAACGTGCCCATCTCGGGTACGCGCCGGTTCGCCGCGCGCTCGTGGCCGCTGGCCCGCCTGCGCGCGGTGGCCAGGGCGGCCGACACCACCGTCAACGATGTCGTGCTGGCCATGTCGTCAGGAGCACTGCGCGCCTTCCTGATCGAGCAGGAGGCGTTGCCCGACAGGTCGCTCGTGGCCATGGTCCCGGTGTGCCTTCTACCCGACAAGGACTGTGCCGGAAACGAACTCGGTGTTCTGATGGCGGATCTGGGTACGGATATCGCCGATCCGGCCGACCGGCTGTCCAGGGTGTCTGCGTCGACGACGGAGGGCAAGAGCTCCATGCAGGGGATGTCCTCCCTGTCCCGGCTGGCGGCCAGCGCACTCGGCGTCGCGCCGCTGGCGGTAGGGATCCTCACCCGCAATCGTGCGCTCCCGCGACCGCCCTTCAACGTCATCGTCTCGAACGTGCCGGGATCGCCGGATCCGTTGTACTGGAACGGCGCTCGTGTGGATGCGGTGTATCCGCTGTCCGTGCCGGTCGATGGTCAGGCACTGAACATCACGTGCACGAGCACCGACGACGCCATCGCTTTCGGTCTCACTTCATGCAGTCGCAGCCTGCCGCAACTCCAGCCGCTGCTCGACCACTTCGACGCGGCCCTCGAAGCACTCGAGGACGCCTTCGACCTCGCTCCCGTCGACCGGCAGGAAGCCGTGCGCGCGGGCTGA
- a CDS encoding alkyl sulfatase C-terminal domain-containing protein, translating to MSDLRTPRGLDVDGTAGVLATLVSVLDEPDPDFAIATP from the coding sequence TTGTCCGATTTGCGAACTCCGAGGGGGCTCGATGTCGACGGGACGGCCGGCGTGCTCGCCACACTGGTGAGTGTGCTGGACGAACCCGATCCGGACTTCGCGATCGCCACCCCCTGA
- a CDS encoding NADH-quinone oxidoreductase subunit M → MTTVPWLTILWVLPLLGAAAIMALPARFGSAVRSIALAVSIAVLVVAVIVAVGFDRGGERFQFVESHDWIPSFGAGYRLGVDGIALVLVLLTAALVPLLLAAGWHDHRAADEEAGAARPRSAHTYVALILLVESMVLVSFTALDILLFYVFFEAMLVPMYFLIGGFGSPRTPRADRARAAVKFLLYNLLGGLVMLAALIGLYVVTARSGLGETAGVGTFDVRTVTAAAVSGDLDATPAVLGALCFGFLVAFAVKAPLWPLHGWLPDAAVRTTPVAAVLMMAVVDKVGTFGMLRYCLQLFPDASVTFAPVVVTLAVIGIVYGAVLAIGQTDVMRLIAYTSISHFGFIVLGIFALTSQGQAGSTLYMVNHGISTAALFLIAGFLVSRRGDRTIAAYGGVQKVAPVLAGTFLVAGLATLSLPGLAPFVSEFLVFVGTYPRYQVAAVIATLALVLSALYVLWLYQRMMGGPVRLPGGDDGDDGNDGAEHARRLSDLVPREVAVVAPLIALLLILGIYPKPALDVITPAVDDTLVSIEISRPEPVVPAERPVAESGVPAHGSEEGEAE, encoded by the coding sequence ATGACCACCGTTCCCTGGTTGACGATCCTGTGGGTGCTCCCGCTGCTCGGCGCCGCCGCGATCATGGCTCTGCCCGCACGCTTCGGTTCCGCCGTCCGGTCGATCGCCCTCGCGGTGTCGATCGCCGTTCTCGTGGTCGCGGTGATCGTCGCCGTCGGATTCGACCGCGGGGGAGAGCGTTTCCAGTTCGTCGAATCGCACGACTGGATCCCCTCGTTCGGCGCAGGCTACCGGCTCGGCGTCGACGGCATCGCCCTGGTGCTGGTCCTGTTGACCGCCGCGCTCGTGCCGTTGCTCCTGGCCGCCGGGTGGCACGATCACCGCGCCGCCGACGAGGAGGCCGGCGCGGCCCGCCCGCGTTCCGCGCACACCTACGTGGCGCTGATCCTGCTCGTCGAGTCGATGGTGCTCGTGTCGTTCACCGCCCTCGACATCCTGCTGTTCTACGTCTTCTTCGAGGCGATGCTCGTCCCGATGTACTTCCTCATCGGCGGGTTCGGTTCGCCGAGGACACCGCGCGCCGACCGGGCACGCGCCGCCGTGAAGTTCCTGCTGTACAACCTGCTCGGCGGACTGGTGATGCTCGCCGCGTTGATCGGGCTGTACGTGGTCACTGCCCGATCCGGGCTGGGGGAGACCGCGGGTGTGGGCACCTTCGACGTCCGGACCGTCACCGCCGCCGCCGTCTCGGGGGACCTCGACGCGACCCCCGCCGTGCTCGGTGCACTGTGTTTCGGTTTCCTCGTCGCCTTCGCGGTGAAGGCCCCGCTGTGGCCGCTGCACGGGTGGCTACCCGACGCGGCGGTGCGGACCACGCCGGTCGCGGCGGTGCTCATGATGGCCGTGGTCGACAAGGTCGGCACCTTCGGCATGCTGCGCTACTGCCTGCAGCTCTTCCCCGACGCCTCGGTGACCTTCGCACCGGTCGTGGTGACCCTCGCCGTCATCGGCATCGTCTACGGCGCCGTGCTCGCGATCGGTCAGACCGACGTGATGCGCCTGATCGCCTACACCTCGATCTCGCACTTCGGGTTCATCGTCCTCGGCATCTTCGCCCTGACCTCGCAGGGGCAGGCCGGCTCGACGCTGTACATGGTCAACCACGGGATCTCCACGGCCGCACTGTTCCTCATCGCCGGTTTCCTCGTCTCGCGGCGCGGAGACCGCACCATCGCCGCCTACGGCGGGGTGCAGAAGGTCGCTCCGGTCCTCGCCGGGACCTTCCTCGTCGCCGGACTGGCGACCCTGTCCCTGCCCGGGCTCGCGCCGTTCGTCAGCGAGTTCCTCGTCTTCGTCGGCACCTATCCGCGCTACCAGGTGGCCGCGGTGATCGCGACACTCGCGCTCGTGCTGTCCGCGCTCTACGTGCTGTGGCTCTACCAGCGCATGATGGGCGGACCCGTGCGCCTGCCCGGTGGGGACGACGGTGACGACGGGAACGACGGTGCCGAACACGCCCGCAGGCTCTCCGATCTCGTGCCTCGTGAGGTCGCGGTGGTCGCGCCGCTGATCGCATTGCTGCTCATCCTGGGGATCTACCCGAAACCCGCGCTCGACGTCATCACCCCCGCGGTCGACGACACGCTCGTCTCGATCGAGATCTCCCGGCCGGAACCGGTGGTGCCCGCCGAGCGACCCGTCGCCGAGAGTGGTGTTCCCGCCCACGGTTCCGAGGAAGGTGAAGCCGAATGA
- a CDS encoding ABC transporter ATP-binding protein/permease, with the protein MDWGTVVVDSIVWTAKAFAITALVFVAVIAALVRFTRWGRQWWRIAASFFDPRNGAGGLALAAIVLLLTVFAVRMSVLFSYWYNDFYTAIQNLDESAFWRFMRVFAILATVHVVRALVDYLLAQTLDIRWRTHLNERLVDDWLESGSFYKDRFVSSPVDNPDQRIQVDITSFVTTTRVLSMGAVTAVLSIVSFTGILWDLSGPITIFGTEIPRAMVFLVIVYVLVTTAVAFWIGRPLIMLNFLNEKLGATYRYALVRVREYGESIAFYRGEGVERGGLLARFAAVIRNWWHIVFRTLKFNGFNLAVNQTAVIFPFLVQGPRLFAGQVTLGDVMQTSNAFGQVHDSLSFFRESYDEFAAFRATTIRLNGLLDTTHQAAELPSVSVRVQEDRLELADLSVETPAGDPLVTDLSLGVDAGEALLVRGVSGSGKTTLLRTIAGLWPYARGEVDRPAGDGLFLSQHPYLPLGTLRDAVTYPRAADHDDAAIRTALETVALGHLAERLDVETDWARTLSPGEQQRLGFARILLSSPAIVFLDEATAAVDEGLEHALYRTMREALPDAVIVSVGHRSTLDAFHDRVLELRGEGRWVVSDLQKSR; encoded by the coding sequence TTGGATTGGGGAACCGTCGTCGTCGACAGCATCGTGTGGACGGCGAAAGCGTTTGCGATCACTGCCCTGGTCTTCGTCGCCGTGATCGCCGCGCTCGTGCGGTTCACGCGTTGGGGTCGCCAGTGGTGGCGCATCGCCGCGTCCTTCTTCGACCCGCGCAACGGCGCCGGCGGCCTCGCCCTCGCCGCGATCGTGTTGCTGCTGACGGTGTTCGCCGTGCGGATGAGCGTGCTGTTCTCCTACTGGTACAACGACTTCTATACGGCGATCCAGAATCTGGACGAGTCGGCCTTCTGGCGGTTCATGCGGGTCTTCGCGATCCTGGCGACGGTCCATGTGGTGCGTGCGCTCGTCGACTACCTGCTCGCGCAGACCCTCGACATCCGGTGGCGGACACATCTGAACGAACGCCTCGTGGACGACTGGCTCGAGTCGGGGTCCTTCTACAAGGATCGGTTCGTCTCGTCGCCGGTCGACAATCCGGATCAGCGCATCCAGGTGGACATCACGAGTTTCGTCACTACCACACGGGTGCTGTCGATGGGGGCGGTGACGGCGGTGCTGTCGATCGTCAGTTTCACGGGAATCCTGTGGGATCTGTCGGGACCGATCACGATCTTCGGCACCGAGATCCCCCGCGCGATGGTCTTTCTCGTGATCGTCTACGTGCTCGTCACCACGGCGGTCGCCTTCTGGATCGGCCGTCCCCTGATCATGCTCAACTTCCTGAACGAGAAGCTCGGCGCGACCTACCGGTACGCGCTCGTGCGGGTGCGCGAGTACGGCGAATCGATCGCGTTCTACCGGGGTGAGGGCGTCGAGCGGGGTGGGCTGCTCGCGCGGTTCGCCGCGGTGATCCGCAACTGGTGGCACATCGTGTTCCGGACGCTGAAGTTCAACGGTTTCAACCTGGCGGTCAACCAGACCGCGGTGATCTTCCCGTTCCTCGTGCAGGGGCCCCGTCTGTTCGCCGGCCAGGTGACCCTCGGCGACGTGATGCAGACGAGCAACGCGTTCGGGCAGGTGCACGACTCGCTGTCGTTCTTCCGCGAGTCGTACGACGAGTTCGCGGCGTTCCGCGCGACCACGATCCGCTTGAACGGATTGCTCGACACCACGCATCAGGCCGCCGAACTGCCCTCGGTCTCGGTCCGGGTGCAGGAGGATCGGCTGGAACTGGCGGATCTGTCGGTGGAGACCCCAGCGGGTGACCCGCTCGTCACCGACCTGTCGCTGGGTGTCGATGCGGGCGAGGCGCTTCTGGTGCGCGGAGTGTCGGGCAGCGGGAAGACCACCCTGCTCCGCACGATCGCGGGACTGTGGCCGTATGCGCGCGGTGAGGTCGACCGGCCGGCCGGTGACGGATTGTTCCTGTCCCAGCACCCTTACCTCCCGCTGGGCACCCTGCGCGATGCCGTCACCTATCCCCGCGCGGCGGACCACGACGACGCGGCGATCCGCACGGCGCTCGAGACGGTTGCGCTCGGGCATCTCGCCGAACGGCTCGACGTGGAGACCGACTGGGCGCGCACCCTCTCCCCGGGCGAACAGCAACGGCTCGGGTTCGCGCGCATCCTGTTGTCGTCCCCGGCGATCGTGTTCCTGGACGAGGCCACCGCCGCGGTCGACGAAGGTCTCGAACACGCGCTGTACCGGACGATGCGGGAAGCGCTGCCGGACGCCGTGATCGTGAGCGTCGGGCATCGGAGCACTCTCGACGCCTTTCACGACCGCGTCCTGGAACTCCGCGGCGAAGGACGCTGGGTGGTCTCCGACCTGCAGAAGTCGCGATGA
- the nuoN gene encoding NADH-quinone oxidoreductase subunit NuoN, whose amino-acid sequence MNPSEGIVVLAASIPAPAIDYGLIAPILIVFAAAVVGVLVESFAPASARYLAHVLLTTGALVAAFVAVVMLAGTRATTLSGAVVIDGPALFLQGSVLIVAVLSVALVAERSIEQVRTQSVSRAAVGAHLDAFAPQASAIPGTAAERQALAAGGARTEVFPLMLFAVGGMLVFPASNDLLTMFVALEVLSLPLYLLCGLARRRRLLSQEAALKYFLLGAFSSAFFLYGVAMLYGYAGTVHFGGIALAIDTGAGSETTALVGVGLLAVGLLFKIGAVPFHSWTPDVYQGAPTPVTAFMAAATKIAAFGALLRVLYVAVPGSADQWRPILWAVAIATMVVGAVLAVTQNDIKRMLAYSAISHTGFVLTGVVAGTASGISSTLFYLLVYGIGTVGVFAVVTLVRDPDGEAWELSRWAGVGRRSPLLGGAFALFLLSLAGIPLTSGFIAKFAVFGAAIEGGAAPLVIVGVLISAIAAYFYVRVIVLMFFTDPTDDAPRLATSTVATSAAIAFAAVATVLLGILPQPVLDLAERAAVFVL is encoded by the coding sequence ATGAACCCCTCCGAGGGCATCGTCGTTCTTGCCGCGTCGATTCCCGCCCCGGCGATCGACTACGGACTGATCGCACCGATCCTCATCGTCTTCGCCGCGGCCGTCGTCGGTGTGCTGGTCGAGTCCTTCGCGCCGGCCTCGGCACGCTATCTCGCCCACGTGCTCCTGACGACGGGCGCGCTCGTGGCGGCGTTCGTTGCCGTCGTGATGCTCGCGGGAACCCGTGCGACCACCCTGTCGGGGGCGGTCGTGATCGACGGACCGGCGCTGTTCCTGCAGGGATCGGTCCTGATCGTGGCGGTGCTGTCGGTTGCGCTCGTCGCGGAACGGAGTATCGAACAGGTTCGCACGCAATCGGTTTCCCGCGCCGCGGTCGGTGCGCATCTCGACGCTTTCGCGCCCCAGGCGTCGGCGATTCCGGGCACCGCGGCCGAACGGCAGGCGCTCGCGGCGGGTGGCGCGCGCACCGAGGTCTTCCCGCTCATGCTGTTCGCGGTGGGCGGGATGCTCGTCTTCCCGGCCTCGAACGACCTGCTGACGATGTTCGTCGCGCTCGAAGTGCTGTCGCTGCCCCTGTATCTGCTGTGCGGTCTGGCGCGGCGCCGCCGGTTGCTTTCCCAGGAAGCGGCACTGAAGTACTTCCTGCTGGGCGCGTTCTCGTCGGCGTTCTTCCTGTACGGGGTGGCGATGCTCTACGGCTATGCCGGGACCGTCCATTTCGGCGGTATCGCCCTGGCGATCGACACCGGTGCGGGCAGCGAGACCACCGCGCTCGTCGGGGTGGGTCTGCTGGCCGTCGGGTTGCTCTTCAAGATCGGGGCGGTGCCCTTCCATTCGTGGACGCCGGACGTCTACCAGGGCGCACCGACCCCCGTGACGGCGTTCATGGCCGCCGCCACGAAGATCGCCGCCTTCGGTGCACTGCTGCGCGTGCTCTACGTCGCGGTCCCCGGTTCCGCCGACCAGTGGCGGCCGATCCTGTGGGCCGTCGCGATCGCGACGATGGTCGTCGGCGCGGTCCTCGCGGTGACGCAGAACGACATCAAGCGCATGCTCGCGTACTCGGCGATCAGCCACACCGGATTCGTGCTCACCGGCGTCGTGGCCGGCACCGCGTCCGGGATCTCGTCGACGCTGTTCTATCTGCTCGTCTACGGGATCGGGACGGTCGGTGTGTTCGCCGTGGTGACTCTGGTGCGCGACCCGGACGGCGAGGCATGGGAGCTGTCGCGCTGGGCCGGTGTCGGGCGACGCTCCCCGTTGCTCGGCGGGGCGTTCGCGCTGTTCCTGCTGTCGCTGGCGGGCATTCCGCTCACCAGCGGGTTCATCGCGAAGTTCGCGGTCTTCGGCGCGGCGATCGAGGGCGGTGCGGCTCCGCTCGTGATCGTCGGCGTGCTGATCAGCGCGATCGCCGCGTACTTCTACGTGCGGGTGATCGTGCTGATGTTCTTCACCGACCCGACCGACGACGCCCCGCGGCTCGCGACCTCGACCGTGGCGACGAGCGCGGCGATCGCGTTCGCGGCGGTGGCGACGGTGCTGCTCGGCATCCTGCCGCAACCCGTCCTCGACCTCGCCGAGCGGGCGGCGGTGTTCGTGCTCTGA